The stretch of DNA CTCACTTACGGTCTTTCGACTGAGGTGCGAAAGGCTTTGAGCGCCCTTGGAGAGACGCGGTTTCCGCATATTCGGCATCATTTCGACGAACAGCAGAAGATCGCAAGCTAAGTGTCGAATGATTTAATCGCCACCGCTCGGCGGCTCGCCAAGGCCAGCCCCAAGCGTCCACGCCAGTCCGACCTCAAACGTGGTGTCAGTACAGCTTACTCTGCGCTGTTTCATGCGCTGGCTCGCGATTGTGCCGATCTACTGGTGGGGACAGGCGATACGCGCAGTGAGCCGGCATGGGCGCAAGTCTATCGGACTCTCGAGCACGGTGTCGCGAAAAATTCCTGCAAAGCAGCGGCAAGCCGCGGCTTTCCAGGCAATATCGTCTCATTCGCCGATACGTTTGTCATCCTGCAGGAAGAACGTCATCGCGCCGATTACGACCGCTTGCGCGTTATGTGCGGGCAGAAGTCCTCGTTCTAATCGACAACTGTGAGCAGGCAATCAGAGATCTTGCATCGGCGCCGCGATCGGATCGCAAGGCATTCGCGGTATGGGTTCTGCTCCAGAAAAAAAGATAACGCCCTCTCTTGGAGTTGGCGGCAGAACAAATCAAGAACAAAAATAGTTTTCGAACATGAGGTCTGTGTGCAACGCTCAGCCTGGCTGCGCCAGTCGTACCCGAAGGGTTTAATCCCTGGCCCAGTATTGCCGGCTCCAGGGCGCAAGGGAGGCTTCGCTTGCCGAAGAGACGGTGGGACATGGTGGGGAGGCGATAGAGGGAGAGGAGGGAAGGGGAAAGCTGTGACGGATTGAGAGGGTTGGAGAGAGGCTCCGCCCGGTTCGTCATGGAGAAACCGACATGGCCCAGGCCATTCAGAAAATCACCCTCAGCGCAGCCCGGGATATTCCCTTCAACAAGCTGGTGCTCAGCCAGCAGAACGTCCGCAAGATCAAGGCAGGCGTCTCGATCGAGGACCTGGCGGAAGACATCGCCCATCGCGGGCTGCTCACCAGCCTCAACGTCCGCCCCGAACTCGACGACGATGGCAACGAGACGGGAAGTTATCGGATTCCGGCCGGCGGGCGCCGTTATCGCGCCCTTGAGCGCCTTGTCGCGCAGAAGCGATTGGCCAAAACCGCCGGCGTTCCCTGCATCGTCAGCAAAGGCGAAACCCTCGAAGTCGAGGACTCGCTCGCCGAAAACGTCCAACGCGTCAGCCTTCATCCGCTCGATCAGTTCCGCGCCTTCCAGACCTTGCGCGAGCAGGGGCTTGGCGAAGAGGAGATCGCCGCGCGCTTCTTCGTTTCGGTCGCGACGGTCAGGCAGCGGCTTCGGTTGGCATCCGTCTCACCGCGGCTTCTCGATCTTTATGCCGAGGATGAGATGACGCTCGAACAGATCATGGCGTTCTCAATCACCAACGACCACGTTCGCCAGGAGCAGGTCTGGGACACGATCTCGCGCTCCCATAGCCGCGAGCCCTATTACATCCGCCGGCTACTGACAGAAACCGCGATCCGCGCCAACGACCGCCGCGCCGTCTATGTCGGCATCGAAGCCTACGAGGCCGCAGGCGGTGTGACGATGCGCGATCTGTTCGACCAGGATCAGGGTGGCTGGCTGCAGGATCCGGCGCTGCTCGAGCAGCTTGTGATGGAAAAGCTCAAGACTGACGCCGAGGCGATCCAGGTGAGCGAAGGCTGGAAATGGGTCGAAGCCGCGTTCGATTTCCCCTATGGCCACACATCCGGCCTGCGCCGCTTCTACGGCGAGCAGGCCGAAATGACTGAAGATGAACTGGCCCGCTATGACGCCACCCGCGCCGAATACGACAAGCTCGATGCAGAGTATGCGGAGGCAAACGAATACTCGGAAGCGACCGAACAGAAGCTCGAGGAACTCGGCAGCGAACTCGACCGGCTCAACGACCGGCCATTCGTCTTCGATCCTCAGGATATTGCTCGCGGCGGTGTCTTCGTGTCGCTCGGCGCCAGTGGCGAGATCAAGATCGAACGAGGCTTCGTGCGTCCCGAGGACGAGCAGCAGGCTGAGGCCGATCCGTCGACTGATGGCGGCGACGGTCGTGCCGATCATGGCAGTGCTCTTACGGTAACCGGCGCGGCCGGCGGCGAGGACACCCAACCGGACGACGAGGACGAAACGATCAAGCCGCTTCCCGACCGCCTGGTTCTCGATCTGACGGCGGCGCGCACCGTCGCGCTGCGCAATGCATTGGCAAACAATCCTGTCATCGCCTTTATCGGCGTGCTGCATGCCTTCGTCCTGAAGACCTTCTACGTCTATGGTTCCGATTCGTGCCTGGAGGTGACGCTGCAAAGCGCTCGCTTCAGCCAGACGCCCGGCCTCGGCGATACGGTCTGGGCGAAGGAGATCGATCAAAGGCAGGAAGGCTGGGGCCAGGATTTGCCCAAGGATCCGAACGATCTCTGGGATTTCCTGATCAAGCTCGATGAGGTCAGCCGGCAGGCCCTGTTTGCGCATTGCGCCTCGTTGTCGGTCAACGCGGTGATCGAACCCTGGAACAAGCGGACCCGGGCGATCGCCCACGCCGAGCAACTGGCCCGCTCCATCGGTTTCGACATGGTGGAAGCCGGTTGGACGTCGACCGCCGACAACTATCTCGGCCGTGTCACAAAAGCGCACATCCTGCAGGCGGTTCGTGAGGCAAAGGGGGACCAAGCAACGGAGCTGATCGGCCATCTCAAGAAAACCGACATGGCCCGCGAGGCCGAGCGGCTGATGACAGGCTGCGGCTGGTTGCCTGAACCCCTTCGCATGACGATCGGGGAAGGCACGATCGAAAGCGACGCTATCGCAGATAGTGCCGTCCAGCCCGATGAGGTTGAGCCTGTATTCGAAGCTTCAGACCTGCCGGCCTTCCTGCTCGACGAGCCGGAAACGTCGGACGACGACACCGGCGATACGGAGAGGGGAATCGACGGCGAGCATCTCGCTGCCGCCGAATAGTGTCACGAGCATCACATCAGCCTGACCCGATCGCATTTGCGGTCGGGTCTGCTTTCCCAATAGCCCGGCCATCGCGCCGGGCTTTTCCGTTTCAGGAGGCCCCTATGCCTGACTTCACCATCGAGACCACCTATCACCTGCCGGTCTTCCGGCATCGCACCTATGAAGCTGACACGCTGGACGAGGCGTGCCGTGCTGCCATCGAAGATGACAGTTGGGATATTGCCGAGAAGGACGTCGATTCTTCGGGCGCAATTCATATCACCGGCATCTGGGACGGTGCACATGCGGCCTATGCGGGGCCGCCGCTCCAGATCCCCCAGCAATTCGACGAACCTGTCCAGCGCCGGGCGCGTCATTTCGAGATCCTGCTCGGACTGTTGAAGATCCTGTTCGATGACATCCGTGCGGCCCGGCCACCGTCGCTCGATTGGCTCGCCCGATCCGCGTGGGCGATTGCCCGAGGAGAAGCCATTCTCGCCGGAGACCCGGATCCTGAAGAGCCGGTCGACCCACCAAAGCCTTCCCACGTGCTGGTCAGGCTGCAGGAGGATCGCGTGCGCGACGCTATCAGGGCGGTGCTCGAAATAGATCCGAGCTTCGAAGCTCTTCCGCCCGAGGCGGTGACCGACGACGAGGTCCACGTCGCGTGCCTGTCTATCGCCACCACGATGGACTTTTCCGACGTGGTCGGAAACGCCGAATTTCAGGCGGCGCTCTTGGCAATCCGGTCGGCGCACCGCCGGCTGGCTTCCGATTGACCCTCTTCCCAACATCCTTCCCAACCTCGCCCGGCCATCGCGCCGGGTTTCCGCTTTTAAGGAGACAGCTTATGACCACTCTCACCTCCAACAACCCGTCCGCCCGTTCCGCCTTCAAGGTCGATATCTCCCGCGGCGAACGGATCGGCCGCGTTTCGTCGGAATGGTTTTCGCGCCCCGACGATGAACGCTTCCTGTCGCTGAGCGATCTCTACGACACCGTCCGGTCCCGCGCCGAGCGCGCCCATGCCCGCACCATCGAAAGCGCTGCGATCCGCGTCGAAGCAACGCGCGACAATGCGGAGCGGCTTGAGCTTCTCGTTCCCGGTCAGCGTCAAGCGATCGCACCGACCCACTGGAGCTACGGCCAGCTTTGCAGTCTCATTGGCGCACCCGCCACCTATATGCGGCAACTGCCGGCGCCGCTTGCGGCGATCAACCTGCAGCATGGCCTGCTCAACCATCGTGCCGAGCTCGTCAAGACGCTTGAGATGGATGACGGCCGGCTGGAACTGCGCGCAGTGACCGGACCGGAATACGGTCGGATCTGGGATCATGAACTGGTCTCGTCGGTTATGAAGATCGCCGGCAACGGGACCGGCGACACGATGTGGAAAGTACCAGGTGTTCTCGACTGGGCGACGATGACCCACAATCCCTTCGTCGACATCACCAAGGACACGACCACCCTTTATGCCAGTGATCGAGACGTCTTCCTGTTCCTGGTCGACGACACCCATCCGATCGAAGCCGGACGCCTGCCGAACGGTGAGCCCGACCTCTATTTCCGCGGCTTCTACGCCTGGAATTCGGAAGTTGGATCGAAGACGCTCGGCATCGCCTCCTTCTATCTGCGAGCGGTCTGCGCCAACCGCAATCTCTGGGGCACGGAGAATTTCGAGGAAATCACCATCCGCCACTCGAAGTTCGCCGCCCAGCGCTTTGCGCATGAGGCGGCGCCTGCGTTGACGAGTTTCGCCAATTCGTCACCGGCGCCGTTCATCGCCGGCGTCAGGGCGGCGCGCGAGCGGATCGTCGCGCGCGAGGACGACGACCGCGAAACCTTCCTGCGCCGGCGCGGCTTTTCGAAAGGCGAGACCGGCAAGGTGATCGAGATGGTGCTGTCGGAGGAGGGACGGCCACCGGAGTCAGTCTTCGATTTCGTGCAGGGCATCACCGCGCTGGCGCGCACCAAGACCAATCAGGAGACGCGTCTCGAACTCGAAGGCAAAGCGAAGAAGTTGCTCGAGAGTGCCTCCTGACGCGCCTCGAGACAGATCAAAACTAACCTCAACATCAACATCACCATCACCGTCAGCCCGGCCGCCGTGTCGGGCATTTTCTTTCATGGAGAACTGCAATGGCTATCCCCGATCATGCCAGCACGAATTTCGATACGCTGTTGCGCGCAGCAGCCGACGGCAATCTGGCGCTCATGGAGTGTCTCGACGCGGTGACGCGCGAGCCGCGTTACGTGCTCTGCGCCGTCGGCCGCACTGACGGCGAATACGTCTTTACGCCATTCGGCCATCTCGCCGATGGCAATCCTTACGATGCCTATCTGCCGCCCGATCCCGATGATCCGACTGGCTTGCTCGTAAGCCCGGCGACCTAGACGCTGACGATAACCGGCGGTTTAAGCCGGCGATCCCCGATCCTGCCCTGGCAGCCCAATTTCGTTCCTCCGCCCTTCGGCAGGACGCTGGGTTCCCCTGTTCTTTCCTCACTCTTGGAGCATCCTTCGATGAATATCATCTCGCATCCGCAAATCGTTTCCAGCTCTCCACGTCTTGAGACCAAAACCGGCGCTGACGCACTTATGAATGCTGGCGGTCGGATCACGCCGCTGCTGGAGCAAGGTAGAGTCCTCGGCACAGCTGACCTGCGGCAGATCATGACCGAGGTTTTCGGCGGCAGCGACGCCGAGGGCGTCTGGCTCTGGAAGGAGGCCTATGAGGCGACCGAGATCGCCCAGGTGCTGTTTCTGCGCAAATTCCGCGCGATCGTATCCGGAACCCAGTCGCCCCAAGCGACGCTCGCGATGCTGACGAAAGTGGCAAACCTCATGCCGACCCATACACGCCGATCCGAGGAGAGCCAGGCATTACAGCAATTCTCGACCCCGATCCCGCTTGCCTACGTCGCATCTCGTGCTGCCGCCATCACGGCCGATGACGTGGTTCTTGAACCGTCGGCTGGAACCGGCCTCCTGGCGATCTTTGCGGAGCTCGCAGGCGCTCGCTTGGCGCTCAACGAATATGCGGTGGTCCGGCACTCGCTGCTGGGGCCGCTCTTCGCCGGCGTTTCGGTCTCCCAACACGATGCCGCGCATATCGACGATTACCTCGACCGATCCATTCGGCCGACCGTGGTGCTGATGAACCCGCCTTTCTCAGCGGGCGTTCAAGTCGAAGGTCGAGTGGCTGATGCCGCCTGGCGGCATCTGGCCTCCGCATTCGCGCGGCTTGCTCCCGGTGGGCGGTTGGTCGCGATCACCGGCGCGAGCCTTTCTCCCGACAGTCCCGCCTGGCGGGACGCTTTCGTACGGCTGCAGGAGAAGGGTACGGTCCTGTTCACCGCGGCGATCGGCGGGAGCATCTACACGCGTCATGGAACGACGATGGAAACGCGCCTGATCGTGATCGACAAGATCCCGGCGATCGATCATTCGAAGCTGGTGACGTCGAAGGGTACAGCGCACGATTTGGAAAGACTGCTCACCTGGATCACCGGCCTTCCACCCCGCGCGTCCGCGGCGGCGTCGAACTCCATCGGTAGCCTACGCTCGGAGACGATGCGACCAGCAGCGGTTGCCGCACCGTTGCATCGCCCTGCGGTCGGCGGGCAGGCGAAGCCTTTACCAATGGCCCGCCCTGTACCCCTCGATGACGAGATCATCGAACTCTCCTACGAGCTGCGGGGCGCTCAGCCGAAGGATGAGGCAAACGCTGCCGACGGCATATACGAGACCTACCGGCTGCAATCGATCCACATCCCCGACGCAAAGCCCCATCCTGATACGCTGGTCGAATCGGTTGCTATGGCCTCGGTCGCACCGCCGAAGCCGAGCTATCGCCCGTACCTGCCGAAGCGCATCGTCACCAGCGGCGATCTTTCCGACGCCCAGCTCGAAAGCGTCGTCTATGCCGGCGAAGCCCATTCCGGTTACCTCGCTGGCCACTGGAGCGTCGATGCCTCCTTCGACAATCCCAAGGCCGTCGCACCCGACACGGAGCATGCCGTTCGTTTTCGCCGCGGATGGTTTCTCGGCGATGGCACGGGCGCGGGAAAAGGCCGCCAGGCTGCCGGTATCATTCTCGACAACTGGCTCAAGGGCCGCCGTCGCCACGTCTGGATTTCCAAGTCAGACAAGCTGACCGAGGACGCGCAACGCGACTGGAGCGCGTTGGGCCAAGAAAAGCTGCTGGTCACACCCCTGTCTCGCTTCCGGCAGGGCAAGCCAATCAACCTGAAAGAAGGCATCCTCTTCACCACCTTTGCGACGCTGCGCAGTGATGAGCGCGAGGGCAAGCGATCACGGGTTCAGCAGATCGTCGACTGGCTCGGCGCCGACTTCGATGGTGTCATCGTCTTCGATGAAGGCCACGCCATGGCCAATGCCGCCGGCGGCAAGACCGAGCGCGGCGACAGGTCAGCGTCACAGCAGGGCAGGGCGGGACTTCGCCTGCAACGCGCGCTTCCGGATGCCCGTATCGTCTACGTCTCGGCGACCGGCGCAACAGACGTCGAATCCCTTGCCTATGCCGAGCGCCTCGGTCTCTGGGGCAGCAGCGACTTTCCCTTTCCCACACGCTCCGAGTTCATTGCCGCGATCGAAGATGGCGGTGTCGCTGCCATGGAAGTTCTCGCAAGAGACCTGAAGGCGATGGGCCTCTACGCATCGCGGTCGCTCTCCTTCGAAGGCGTTGAATACGAAATCCTCGAGCACGAGCTGACCGAGGAACAGGTTCGCATCTACGACTCCTATGCTGAGGCCTTCCAGGTCATCCATAATCATCTCGACGCAGCCATGGAGGCATCCGGTATAACCGGCAAATCCGGGACATTGAACAAAAACGCTAAGGCCGCCGCACGCTCGGCCTTCGAAAGCTCGAAGCAGCGCTTCTTCAATCATCTTCTGACCTCGATGAAGACGCCGGCCCTTCTCAAGGCGACCGCTGCAGATCTGAAAGAGGGTCACGCTGCGATCGTCCAGCTCGTCTCGACGGGCGCGGCTTTGACCGAGCGCCGGCTGGCACAGATCCCGACCGAGGAATGGGGCGATCTGCAGGTCGACGTCACGCCGCGGGAATATGTCATCGACTACCTGATGCACTCCTTCCCGGTGCAGCTCTTCGAAGAATTCTCCGACGCCGAGGGCAATCTCAGTTCCCGTCCCGTCCATGACGCAAACGGGAACCCGGTGATCTGCCGGGAGGCCGAACGCCGACGCGACGAGCTGGTCGAAACTTTGGGCAGCCTGCCGGCGATCCCGACGGCGCTCGACCAGATCGTCCAGCACTTCGGAACCAGCCAGGTCGCCGAGATCACCGGCCGCTCGCGTCGCATCGTCCGCCGTGAGGACAGCACGTCCATCGCCCGCTATGCGGTGCAGAACCGGCCGGGCAGCGCCAATCTCGACGAGGCCCGCGCCTTCATGGACGACGAGAAAGGCATTCTCGTCTTCAGCGATGCGGGCGGGACCGGGAGATCGTATCATGCCGACCTCGCCGCCAAGAACCAGCGCCTGCGTCTTCACAACCTTCTGGAAGCCGGCTGGCGCGCCGACGTGGCGATCCAGGGGCTTGGCCGCAGTCACCGGACCAATCAGAAACAGCCGCCGCGCTTCCGGATGATTGCTACCAACGTCAAGGCGGAGAGGCGGTTCTTGTCGACCATCGCCCGGCGTCTCGACACGCTTGGCGCCATCACCCGTGGCCAGCGTCAGACCGGCGGGCAGGGCATGTTTCGCAGCGAGGACAATCTCGAATCCCAATATGCCCGCGACGCGCTGCGGCAATTCTACGGACTGCTGTATGCCGGCAGGATCGAAGGCTGCTCGCTGGACAAGTTTGAGAGCATTACTGGTTTGTCGCTCACCTCGGAGGAGGGCGGACTGAAGGATGAACTGCCGCCGATCCAGACATTCCTCAATCGGATGCTGGCACTGACCATCACCATGCAGAACCTGCTGTTCGAGGCCTTCGAGCAGCTGCTGGCCGCCCGCATCGAGGGGGCGATCGCCGCCGGCATCTATGACAAAGGCCTGGAGACGATCACCGCCGACAGCATGACAATCGCC from Rhizobium sp. WSM4643 encodes:
- a CDS encoding ParB/RepB/Spo0J family partition protein → MAQAIQKITLSAARDIPFNKLVLSQQNVRKIKAGVSIEDLAEDIAHRGLLTSLNVRPELDDDGNETGSYRIPAGGRRYRALERLVAQKRLAKTAGVPCIVSKGETLEVEDSLAENVQRVSLHPLDQFRAFQTLREQGLGEEEIAARFFVSVATVRQRLRLASVSPRLLDLYAEDEMTLEQIMAFSITNDHVRQEQVWDTISRSHSREPYYIRRLLTETAIRANDRRAVYVGIEAYEAAGGVTMRDLFDQDQGGWLQDPALLEQLVMEKLKTDAEAIQVSEGWKWVEAAFDFPYGHTSGLRRFYGEQAEMTEDELARYDATRAEYDKLDAEYAEANEYSEATEQKLEELGSELDRLNDRPFVFDPQDIARGGVFVSLGASGEIKIERGFVRPEDEQQAEADPSTDGGDGRADHGSALTVTGAAGGEDTQPDDEDETIKPLPDRLVLDLTAARTVALRNALANNPVIAFIGVLHAFVLKTFYVYGSDSCLEVTLQSARFSQTPGLGDTVWAKEIDQRQEGWGQDLPKDPNDLWDFLIKLDEVSRQALFAHCASLSVNAVIEPWNKRTRAIAHAEQLARSIGFDMVEAGWTSTADNYLGRVTKAHILQAVREAKGDQATELIGHLKKTDMAREAERLMTGCGWLPEPLRMTIGEGTIESDAIADSAVQPDEVEPVFEASDLPAFLLDEPETSDDDTGDTERGIDGEHLAAAE
- a CDS encoding DUF6117 family protein, with translation MAIPDHASTNFDTLLRAAADGNLALMECLDAVTREPRYVLCAVGRTDGEYVFTPFGHLADGNPYDAYLPPDPDDPTGLLVSPAT
- a CDS encoding strawberry notch family protein, with translation MNIISHPQIVSSSPRLETKTGADALMNAGGRITPLLEQGRVLGTADLRQIMTEVFGGSDAEGVWLWKEAYEATEIAQVLFLRKFRAIVSGTQSPQATLAMLTKVANLMPTHTRRSEESQALQQFSTPIPLAYVASRAAAITADDVVLEPSAGTGLLAIFAELAGARLALNEYAVVRHSLLGPLFAGVSVSQHDAAHIDDYLDRSIRPTVVLMNPPFSAGVQVEGRVADAAWRHLASAFARLAPGGRLVAITGASLSPDSPAWRDAFVRLQEKGTVLFTAAIGGSIYTRHGTTMETRLIVIDKIPAIDHSKLVTSKGTAHDLERLLTWITGLPPRASAAASNSIGSLRSETMRPAAVAAPLHRPAVGGQAKPLPMARPVPLDDEIIELSYELRGAQPKDEANAADGIYETYRLQSIHIPDAKPHPDTLVESVAMASVAPPKPSYRPYLPKRIVTSGDLSDAQLESVVYAGEAHSGYLAGHWSVDASFDNPKAVAPDTEHAVRFRRGWFLGDGTGAGKGRQAAGIILDNWLKGRRRHVWISKSDKLTEDAQRDWSALGQEKLLVTPLSRFRQGKPINLKEGILFTTFATLRSDEREGKRSRVQQIVDWLGADFDGVIVFDEGHAMANAAGGKTERGDRSASQQGRAGLRLQRALPDARIVYVSATGATDVESLAYAERLGLWGSSDFPFPTRSEFIAAIEDGGVAAMEVLARDLKAMGLYASRSLSFEGVEYEILEHELTEEQVRIYDSYAEAFQVIHNHLDAAMEASGITGKSGTLNKNAKAAARSAFESSKQRFFNHLLTSMKTPALLKATAADLKEGHAAIVQLVSTGAALTERRLAQIPTEEWGDLQVDVTPREYVIDYLMHSFPVQLFEEFSDAEGNLSSRPVHDANGNPVICREAERRRDELVETLGSLPAIPTALDQIVQHFGTSQVAEITGRSRRIVRREDSTSIARYAVQNRPGSANLDEARAFMDDEKGILVFSDAGGTGRSYHADLAAKNQRLRLHNLLEAGWRADVAIQGLGRSHRTNQKQPPRFRMIATNVKAERRFLSTIARRLDTLGAITRGQRQTGGQGMFRSEDNLESQYARDALRQFYGLLYAGRIEGCSLDKFESITGLSLTSEEGGLKDELPPIQTFLNRMLALTITMQNLLFEAFEQLLAARIEGAIAAGIYDKGLETITADSMTIADRRLIYTHPVTGAQSHLLTIERRDRNAPMWLKNVQSLVTQDPRAKLMINGKSGRPAVMVPTRSIMLDDGSVQPRVSLIRPMDELRFEVRQLEETNWEEADEQAFVLAWNTEVASVPEFSTSTMHIVSGLLLPIWKLLPQDFCRVRRLQTDDGERIVGRVIAPDRLAGLCRNFGIDQTQVLSGDQAWAALVDGSSIIGLAGDMTLRRVRVMNEYRVELTGFTEGMRDWLRSIGLFSEMINWKLRFFVPLTDEGAEILSKLVQRHRLVDIARRS
- a CDS encoding DUF932 domain-containing protein encodes the protein MTTLTSNNPSARSAFKVDISRGERIGRVSSEWFSRPDDERFLSLSDLYDTVRSRAERAHARTIESAAIRVEATRDNAERLELLVPGQRQAIAPTHWSYGQLCSLIGAPATYMRQLPAPLAAINLQHGLLNHRAELVKTLEMDDGRLELRAVTGPEYGRIWDHELVSSVMKIAGNGTGDTMWKVPGVLDWATMTHNPFVDITKDTTTLYASDRDVFLFLVDDTHPIEAGRLPNGEPDLYFRGFYAWNSEVGSKTLGIASFYLRAVCANRNLWGTENFEEITIRHSKFAAQRFAHEAAPALTSFANSSPAPFIAGVRAARERIVAREDDDRETFLRRRGFSKGETGKVIEMVLSEEGRPPESVFDFVQGITALARTKTNQETRLELEGKAKKLLESAS